A genomic region of Marinobacter sp. NP-4(2019) contains the following coding sequences:
- a CDS encoding type III pantothenate kinase, which translates to MRLLIDAGNTRVKWQLVENGRKVLDGVGALEGDPFSGLSSVKAKISHIAVSTVASEDKRQYLAEMMSHYTSVKPCFYWSEAERAGLVNAYGDPGKMGADRWHGMYGAWIRQGGSFAIVDAGSAITVDYVEAGGKHLGGYILPGRRMMLRSLRNDAARIGFDDHRSDAGDPGASTTECVHHGLFWLWQSMAARIHQDCRAKSIDCVLVTGGTHQACWLPGLKPNTCRIWFCMVWPQ; encoded by the coding sequence GTGAGATTGCTGATTGATGCAGGGAATACCCGCGTAAAGTGGCAGTTGGTTGAGAATGGTCGCAAGGTGCTTGATGGTGTCGGGGCACTTGAAGGTGACCCCTTTTCTGGCCTGTCATCGGTGAAGGCCAAGATCTCTCATATTGCCGTCTCCACAGTGGCATCGGAAGACAAGCGCCAATACCTGGCTGAAATGATGTCCCATTATACCTCGGTGAAACCCTGTTTTTACTGGTCGGAAGCCGAGCGGGCCGGGTTGGTGAATGCCTATGGGGACCCCGGGAAAATGGGGGCCGACCGATGGCACGGGATGTATGGGGCGTGGATCAGGCAGGGCGGCAGCTTCGCTATTGTCGATGCAGGCAGTGCCATTACGGTTGATTATGTCGAAGCCGGGGGCAAGCACTTGGGTGGCTATATTCTTCCTGGTCGCCGGATGATGCTGCGCAGTCTCAGAAATGATGCGGCGAGGATCGGTTTTGACGATCATCGGTCGGATGCCGGCGACCCCGGGGCCTCGACCACAGAGTGCGTCCATCATGGGCTGTTCTGGCTCTGGCAGTCGATGGCTGCGCGTATCCATCAGGACTGTCGCGCAAAAAGCATTGACTGTGTCCTGGTAACGGGGGGGACGCATCAGGCATGCTGGCTGCCGGGCTTGAAGCCGAACACCTGCCGGATCTGGTTCTGCATGGTTTGGCCGCAATAG
- the tuf gene encoding elongation factor Tu: MSKEKFERSKPHLNVGTIGHVDHGKTTLTAALTRVCHEVWGTGTASAFDQIDNAPEEKARGITIATSHVEYDSPTRHYAHVDCPGHADYVKNMITGAAQMDGAILVCSAADGPMPQTREHILLSRQVGVPYIVVFLNKADMVDDEELLELVEMEVRDLLSQYDFPGDDTPIITGSALMALEGKDDNEMGTTAVKKLVEALDDYIPEPERAIDQPFLMPIEDVFSISGRGTVVTGRVERGIIKVGDEVEIIGIKDTVKTTCTGVEMFRKLLDEGRAGENVGVLLRGTKRDDVERGQVLAVPGSITPHTKFECEVYVLSKEEGGRHTPFFKGYRPQFYFRTTDVTGSCELPEGVEMVMPGDNVKMSVTLIAPIAMEDGLRFAIREGGRTVGAGVVSKIIE; encoded by the coding sequence ATGTCTAAAGAAAAATTTGAACGCAGTAAACCGCACTTGAACGTGGGCACCATTGGTCACGTTGACCATGGTAAGACCACTCTGACAGCTGCACTGACTCGTGTATGTCACGAAGTCTGGGGTACCGGTACTGCCAGTGCGTTCGACCAGATCGACAACGCACCGGAGGAGAAGGCGCGTGGTATCACCATCGCGACTTCGCACGTAGAGTACGATTCTCCGACTCGTCACTACGCACACGTAGACTGCCCGGGCCACGCGGATTATGTGAAGAACATGATCACTGGTGCGGCGCAGATGGACGGCGCGATCCTGGTGTGTTCGGCAGCTGACGGCCCCATGCCGCAGACTCGTGAGCACATCCTGCTGTCACGTCAGGTTGGTGTGCCTTACATCGTTGTGTTCCTGAACAAGGCCGACATGGTCGACGATGAAGAGCTGCTCGAGCTGGTTGAGATGGAAGTTCGTGATCTGCTGAGCCAGTACGACTTCCCGGGCGACGACACGCCGATCATTACCGGTTCCGCGCTGATGGCGCTGGAAGGTAAGGACGACAACGAGATGGGTACTACCGCGGTCAAGAAGCTGGTAGAGGCCCTGGACGACTACATCCCTGAGCCGGAGCGTGCGATCGATCAGCCGTTCCTGATGCCGATTGAGGACGTCTTCTCCATCTCCGGTCGTGGTACGGTTGTGACCGGTCGTGTTGAGCGTGGCATCATCAAGGTAGGTGATGAAGTGGAAATCATTGGTATCAAGGATACTGTGAAGACCACTTGTACCGGTGTTGAGATGTTCCGCAAGCTGTTGGACGAAGGTCGTGCCGGTGAGAACGTAGGTGTTCTGCTGCGTGGTACCAAGCGTGACGACGTTGAGCGTGGTCAGGTTCTGGCGGTTCCGGGTTCCATCACTCCGCACACCAAGTTCGAGTGCGAAGTGTACGTACTGTCCAAAGAGGAAGGTGGTCGTCATACGCCGTTCTTCAAGGGCTATCGTCCGCAGTTCTACTTCCGTACCACCGACGTAACCGGTTCTTGCGAACTGCCGGAAGGTGTGGAAATGGTAATGCCGGGTGACAACGTGAAGATGAGTGTTACCCTGATTGCTCCGATCGCCATGGAAGATGGTCTGCGCTTCGCGATCCGCGAAGGTGGCCGTACCGTTGGTGCCGGCGTAGTCTCCAAGATCATCGAGTGA
- the rplL gene encoding 50S ribosomal protein L7/L12 produces the protein MALSNEDILNAIAEMSVMDVVALVEAMEEKFGVSAAAAVAAAPAAAGGEAAAAEEQTEFDVVLTGPGEKKVNVIKAVRELTGLGLKEAKEMVDSAPSVIKEAASKDDAEEAKKKLEEAGASVELK, from the coding sequence ATGGCTCTGTCTAACGAAGACATTTTGAACGCAATTGCTGAAATGAGCGTAATGGACGTTGTTGCGCTGGTTGAAGCAATGGAAGAGAAATTCGGCGTATCTGCAGCTGCTGCTGTTGCTGCTGCTCCGGCTGCTGCCGGTGGCGAAGCCGCTGCTGCTGAAGAGCAGACCGAATTTGACGTTGTTCTTACCGGTCCTGGTGAGAAGAAAGTAAACGTTATCAAGGCCGTTCGTGAACTGACCGGCCTGGGTCTGAAAGAAGCTAAGGAAATGGTCGACAGCGCGCCTTCCGTTATCAAGGAAGCCGCTAGCAAAGACGACGCTGAAGAAGCCAAGAAGAAGCTTGAGGAAGCAGGCGCTTCTGTTGAGCTTAAGTAA
- a CDS encoding biotin--[acetyl-CoA-carboxylase] ligase produces MKSRALIGLMADGQVHSGESLASRLGISRTAIWKQVKRAADEGYEIETIRGKGYRLVTPVDLLDSAMILEGIPESVRRRVKLAVLDEVDSTNAEIIRQRPASGSSVIPVCIADHQTAGRGRRGREWQSPRGQNLYLSLGLTFHGGFAMLDGLSLVLGVATAEALEAMGSGQVGLKWPNDIFLGRGKVAGILVELQGELEEGIIQVVAGIGLNVHMKQAESVTQAWDSLSVASPEVDWARNDLAASLVGSLVDAADEFSENGFAAFRERWQQRDIFSGKSLVASQGNLAGVGAGIDGSGNYMLDTDDGVTAVRAGEISLRVQL; encoded by the coding sequence ATGAAATCCCGAGCTCTAATAGGTCTTATGGCGGACGGTCAGGTTCATTCCGGGGAATCTCTTGCGTCCCGTCTTGGTATCAGTCGAACGGCAATCTGGAAGCAGGTTAAAAGAGCGGCGGACGAAGGCTACGAGATCGAAACGATTCGCGGCAAGGGGTACCGGCTGGTGACTCCCGTTGATCTTCTCGATAGTGCGATGATTCTTGAAGGTATCCCGGAGTCTGTACGTCGCCGTGTGAAACTGGCGGTACTGGATGAGGTGGACTCCACCAATGCGGAGATTATCCGCCAACGACCAGCGTCGGGATCGTCGGTCATTCCTGTGTGTATTGCCGATCACCAGACTGCCGGGCGAGGACGCAGGGGGCGCGAATGGCAGAGCCCTCGTGGCCAAAACCTGTATTTGAGTCTGGGCCTGACGTTCCATGGTGGATTCGCCATGCTGGACGGGTTGAGCCTGGTGCTGGGGGTGGCCACAGCGGAGGCGCTGGAGGCAATGGGCTCTGGCCAGGTGGGGTTGAAGTGGCCTAACGACATATTCCTTGGCAGAGGCAAGGTGGCCGGCATTCTGGTAGAGCTTCAGGGAGAGCTGGAAGAGGGCATCATTCAGGTGGTGGCAGGTATTGGCCTGAATGTCCATATGAAACAGGCGGAAAGTGTCACCCAGGCCTGGGATAGCCTGTCGGTTGCGAGCCCGGAGGTGGATTGGGCGCGCAACGATTTGGCCGCCAGTCTGGTTGGTTCGCTGGTTGATGCGGCTGACGAGTTTTCTGAGAACGGCTTTGCGGCGTTCCGTGAGCGTTGGCAACAGCGAGACATTTTTTCTGGAAAGTCCCTGGTGGCAAGTCAGGGAAATCTGGCGGGTGTGGGTGCAGGTATTGATGGTTCGGGGAACTATATGCTGGACACTGACGATGGCGTCACCGCCGTGAGGGCCGGAGAGATAAGTTTGCGGGTGCAGTTGTGA
- the rplA gene encoding 50S ribosomal protein L1, with product MAKLSKRQKLIREKVDSTRAYSVDEAVALLVELGQNVKFKESVDVAVNLGVDARKSDQVVRSSTVLPHGTGKTVRVAVFTQGANAEKATAAGADVVGMDDLAEEVKKGNMDFDVVIATPDAMRVVGQLGQILGPRGLMPNPKVGTVTPDVETAVKNAKAGQVRYRTDKNGIIHAPLGNVEFSAQNIKENLEALVADLKKAKPSSAKGVYLKKITVSSTMGPGLTIDQSGLNI from the coding sequence ATGGCAAAGCTGAGCAAGCGTCAGAAGCTGATCCGCGAAAAAGTTGATTCAACCCGCGCCTACTCTGTAGATGAGGCTGTTGCGCTGTTGGTTGAGCTGGGTCAAAACGTCAAATTCAAAGAGTCTGTGGACGTTGCGGTTAACCTGGGCGTGGATGCGCGTAAATCCGACCAGGTTGTACGTAGCAGCACGGTTCTTCCCCATGGTACCGGCAAAACCGTTCGTGTTGCTGTGTTCACCCAGGGTGCCAACGCAGAAAAAGCAACGGCCGCTGGTGCTGATGTCGTGGGTATGGATGACCTGGCAGAAGAAGTTAAGAAGGGCAACATGGACTTCGACGTGGTTATTGCCACTCCCGATGCCATGCGTGTTGTCGGTCAGTTGGGCCAGATTCTGGGGCCCCGCGGACTGATGCCGAACCCGAAGGTTGGTACCGTGACGCCGGACGTTGAGACCGCGGTCAAGAACGCCAAGGCCGGTCAGGTGCGTTACCGTACCGACAAGAACGGTATTATCCATGCTCCGTTGGGTAATGTTGAATTCTCTGCCCAGAACATCAAGGAAAACCTTGAAGCTCTGGTGGCAGATCTGAAAAAGGCCAAGCCGTCGTCGGCGAAAGGTGTGTATCTCAAAAAGATCACCGTTTCCTCGACTATGGGTCCTGGCCTGACTATCGATCAGAGCGGTCTGAATATTTGA
- the secE gene encoding preprotein translocase subunit SecE, with amino-acid sequence MESKAVQSTSRFDTLKWLVVFVLIAIGVVGNQYFSAESLLYRVLALVALALVAAFVALQTDRGRRFATLLKEARVEIRKVVWPTRPELVQTTVIVVVFVLVVALLLWGMDSLISWLVAGFIG; translated from the coding sequence ATGGAGTCAAAAGCCGTTCAGTCAACCAGCCGTTTCGATACCCTGAAGTGGCTGGTTGTTTTCGTTCTGATTGCCATCGGTGTGGTGGGGAATCAGTATTTTAGTGCCGAGTCACTGCTGTATCGTGTTCTGGCTCTTGTGGCTCTTGCGTTGGTAGCGGCCTTTGTTGCGCTGCAGACCGACCGTGGTCGTCGTTTCGCGACGCTGCTCAAGGAAGCCAGGGTTGAGATCCGGAAAGTAGTTTGGCCCACCAGGCCCGAACTGGTTCAGACCACCGTTATTGTGGTGGTCTTTGTGCTGGTCGTGGCGTTGTTGTTGTGGGGTATGGATTCGCTGATCAGTTGGCTGGTCGCCGGATTTATCGGTTAA
- the tyrS gene encoding tyrosine--tRNA ligase, with translation MASIDEALAIIKRGIDELVPEDDLVAKLKEGRPLRIKAGFDPTAPDLHLGHTVLINKLRQFQDLGHEVIFLIGDFTGKIGDPTGKSATRPPLTDQQVADNAVTYKEQVFKILDPEKTRVVFNSDWMGKMTAADMIRLAGQSTVARMLERDDFSKRYESNQPIAIHEFLYPLVQGYDSVALKADVELGGTDQRFNLGMGRTIQSRYGQEPQVILTMPILEGLDGVQKMSKSLGNYVGVNDAPGEMYTKLLSMPDDLLWRYFELLSFRPLAEVEGFRKEVEAGANPQDYKKLLAEEIIARFHDEEAAKTAHKSAGNRVALGEIPENVPTVEVSLEGKAEMPMAAVLRLAGLVKNGAAARDVLGRGAVFVDGQQFEGDRAFVEGDDCVIQAGKKKIARVLVVA, from the coding sequence ATGGCATCTATCGATGAAGCGTTAGCCATAATAAAGCGTGGCATTGACGAACTGGTTCCGGAAGACGATCTGGTTGCCAAGTTAAAGGAAGGTCGGCCTCTGCGCATCAAAGCGGGTTTTGACCCCACCGCGCCCGATCTCCATCTTGGGCATACTGTCCTTATTAACAAGCTGCGACAGTTTCAGGATCTGGGTCACGAAGTCATCTTCCTGATTGGTGACTTCACCGGCAAGATTGGTGATCCGACTGGCAAGAGTGCAACGCGCCCCCCGTTGACCGATCAGCAGGTGGCGGACAATGCCGTTACCTATAAAGAGCAGGTATTCAAGATTCTGGACCCGGAAAAAACCCGAGTGGTTTTCAACTCCGACTGGATGGGAAAGATGACTGCGGCGGATATGATCCGATTGGCTGGCCAGAGTACGGTTGCCCGAATGCTTGAGCGCGACGACTTTTCAAAGCGCTATGAGTCGAATCAGCCAATTGCGATTCACGAATTCCTCTACCCGCTGGTGCAGGGTTACGACTCGGTCGCTCTGAAGGCAGATGTCGAGCTTGGCGGTACTGATCAGCGTTTTAACCTGGGGATGGGGCGCACGATTCAGAGTCGCTACGGCCAGGAACCCCAGGTTATCCTCACCATGCCCATTCTGGAAGGTCTGGATGGCGTCCAGAAGATGTCCAAATCCCTGGGGAATTATGTTGGGGTTAATGATGCGCCGGGCGAGATGTACACCAAATTGCTGTCCATGCCGGACGATTTGTTGTGGCGTTACTTCGAACTGCTGAGTTTTCGTCCGCTTGCGGAGGTCGAGGGATTCCGCAAGGAAGTGGAGGCAGGGGCCAATCCGCAGGACTATAAGAAGCTGCTGGCGGAAGAGATCATTGCCCGCTTCCATGACGAGGAGGCGGCGAAGACCGCTCACAAGTCGGCTGGTAACCGGGTCGCCCTCGGTGAGATTCCGGAAAATGTGCCGACGGTCGAGGTCTCCCTTGAGGGGAAAGCGGAAATGCCGATGGCCGCTGTTCTGCGTCTGGCTGGCCTGGTAAAAAATGGCGCGGCGGCGAGGGATGTTCTCGGGCGGGGCGCGGTCTTTGTTGACGGCCAGCAGTTTGAGGGTGATCGTGCGTTTGTGGAGGGTGACGATTGTGTCATCCAGGCGGGTAAGAAGAAGATTGCCCGGGTTCTGGTTGTTGCGTAA
- a CDS encoding DUF6160 family protein: protein MMSFDSWLSSLSYAAGMVLVFSGPAMAEMQRLDDSDLAAVSGQSGITLEMDVEMAADRISYFDDGNGIHLEDFRIGSATDSGGGAFHRVRVNVSDDAALNLDYLVDDRRVEFGDVRLAGAPGLSMGGVFFDHTLEGSLRIRPGGALGGPGYTFDTAYTMTGGRLGYRTNGNEIFLDNMTLDVEALGVTLDVVGETLRLEAPRIVGSYDIGAIRYSGNPLNHGHSRDVTTGAALPSYGSVSGAFDLASTTNINAGGRSGEGLRVDHVTTINSAHFIYRDDGNALALREISGHYRVNDLRLDVTDDWQGRPALGLTLGAMEGEINIGAIEMGGSGRSLGEVNISFLLEGREFGGRPYTNSLYLQGGGHPDAGGQGLRLATEWSLKLADLSYTEDGNRVIFSGLQSWGRGDITVNVTRDEVRNGTRFYDGLRVGFEDIRAGYRINGIRVGDDEAPLQGGTELLLALGFYPAYEFELDGHMTLGAGGASGEGVTVNSDIKIRNGRAALIAAPYDDGAGEVSQKGLWLSDLSYDGHIRDMTVDVTEQGLAFNTAESWSTLDVGNLRLGDKDSGQSFGRFVIQTYETRSGLTIVPGGSGEVCAGGVGATATACTASGGMWQDRGDEGVTVRMKQIFAKAEGNSRKNAFTWETNRETDGSGLAINNTGTRLVLNDIHTSDGGDFDSDGIDDNTFGVRTDVSVDVYQTRVVKKVDGPDALGVSGFRGDEKIMDATAVAGYRYESAPSSADLENRPLGFAVRAQSRFKELSINNVDLVHPVGGAQTAVYGVHMQNFDIKANLTATPIP from the coding sequence ATGATGAGCTTCGATAGTTGGCTGTCTTCTTTATCATACGCCGCTGGCATGGTTCTGGTGTTTTCCGGGCCAGCGATGGCTGAGATGCAGCGCCTCGATGACAGCGACTTGGCCGCAGTCAGTGGTCAGAGCGGTATCACCCTGGAGATGGACGTCGAGATGGCGGCCGATCGTATTTCGTACTTTGATGATGGTAACGGTATTCATCTGGAGGACTTTCGAATCGGATCGGCCACGGATTCGGGTGGTGGGGCGTTTCATCGAGTCAGGGTGAATGTTAGTGACGATGCGGCCCTGAACCTGGACTACCTGGTTGACGATCGCAGAGTCGAGTTTGGCGATGTGCGTCTTGCCGGCGCCCCCGGTCTGAGCATGGGCGGCGTGTTCTTCGATCACACTCTGGAAGGTTCTCTGCGCATTCGTCCGGGTGGCGCTCTCGGCGGCCCCGGGTATACCTTTGACACCGCTTACACCATGACAGGTGGACGTCTGGGGTATCGCACCAACGGAAATGAAATCTTCCTGGATAATATGACTCTGGACGTGGAAGCCCTTGGCGTCACCCTGGATGTAGTGGGCGAAACCCTTCGTCTCGAGGCGCCGCGGATTGTTGGTTCCTATGACATTGGCGCTATCCGTTACAGCGGCAACCCGCTCAATCATGGGCATTCAAGAGATGTAACCACCGGAGCTGCACTGCCCAGTTACGGCAGTGTGAGCGGGGCATTTGATCTAGCCAGCACCACCAATATCAACGCTGGAGGGCGCTCTGGAGAAGGCCTTCGGGTTGACCACGTGACAACCATCAACAGCGCCCACTTTATCTATCGTGACGACGGGAATGCGCTTGCCCTGCGTGAGATCAGCGGGCATTACCGGGTGAACGACTTGCGTCTGGATGTTACCGATGACTGGCAAGGACGACCCGCGCTGGGGCTGACACTGGGGGCGATGGAGGGTGAGATCAATATCGGGGCCATCGAAATGGGGGGCAGCGGTCGTAGCCTCGGAGAAGTAAATATCAGTTTTTTGCTGGAAGGCCGGGAATTTGGGGGGCGTCCTTACACCAACTCGCTCTATCTTCAAGGGGGAGGGCATCCTGATGCGGGCGGACAGGGGCTTCGACTGGCGACAGAATGGAGTCTGAAGCTGGCTGACCTGAGCTATACCGAGGACGGTAACCGGGTAATTTTCAGTGGCCTGCAGTCCTGGGGGCGCGGCGACATTACGGTAAACGTGACCCGGGACGAGGTTCGCAACGGTACCCGTTTTTACGATGGCCTGAGGGTCGGTTTTGAGGACATCAGGGCAGGTTACCGGATAAACGGTATACGGGTTGGCGACGATGAGGCGCCGTTGCAGGGTGGAACAGAACTGTTGCTGGCGCTGGGCTTTTACCCAGCCTATGAATTTGAGCTGGATGGCCACATGACGCTTGGAGCAGGCGGGGCCAGCGGGGAGGGGGTAACCGTTAATTCGGACATTAAGATCCGTAACGGCAGGGCGGCATTGATTGCTGCCCCCTACGATGACGGGGCCGGGGAAGTCAGCCAGAAGGGACTGTGGTTAAGTGATCTCAGTTACGACGGTCATATCCGGGATATGACCGTCGATGTTACCGAGCAAGGCTTGGCCTTCAACACCGCAGAGAGTTGGAGCACCCTGGATGTCGGTAATCTCCGACTGGGCGATAAGGATTCCGGCCAAAGCTTCGGCCGTTTTGTGATTCAGACGTATGAAACCAGGAGCGGGCTAACCATTGTGCCCGGAGGTTCCGGCGAAGTATGTGCTGGAGGGGTTGGCGCCACGGCGACAGCCTGTACCGCATCCGGAGGGATGTGGCAGGATCGGGGTGACGAGGGCGTTACGGTCAGGATGAAACAGATTTTTGCGAAAGCAGAGGGTAATTCCCGAAAAAATGCCTTTACCTGGGAGACCAACCGGGAAACTGACGGCAGTGGCCTGGCGATCAACAACACCGGAACCCGACTGGTGCTCAATGATATTCATACCAGCGATGGCGGCGACTTTGACAGCGATGGCATCGACGACAATACCTTTGGTGTTCGTACCGATGTATCTGTCGATGTCTACCAGACCCGGGTGGTGAAAAAAGTCGACGGGCCGGACGCTCTCGGGGTGTCGGGGTTTCGCGGGGATGAGAAAATAATGGATGCGACAGCCGTTGCAGGTTATCGCTATGAGTCTGCGCCCTCCTCTGCCGATCTGGAAAACCGTCCGCTGGGGTTTGCAGTCAGGGCGCAAAGTCGCTTCAAGGAGTTGTCCATCAACAATGTTGACCTTGTGCACCCGGTTGGCGGTGCCCAGACGGCTGTTTATGGGGTCCACATGCAGAATTTTGATATCAAGGCGAACCTGACGGCTACGCCAATTCCCTGA
- the rplJ gene encoding 50S ribosomal protein L10 translates to MAIRLEDKKAIVAEVNETAGGALSVVLADYRGVTSGDMTALRAKARAESVHLKVVRNNLAKIAIRGTEFECIDEALVGPTILAFSMEDPGAAARLLKDFAKEKEAFEIKGLAVGGELMGADQIDRLAKLPTRHEALTMLAAVTQAPITKLARTLNEVPSKVTRAVAAVRDQKQEAA, encoded by the coding sequence GTGGCAATTAGACTCGAAGACAAGAAAGCGATCGTCGCTGAAGTCAACGAGACTGCCGGTGGTGCTCTGTCTGTGGTTCTGGCTGACTACCGTGGTGTCACCTCTGGTGATATGACGGCTCTTCGTGCCAAGGCTCGTGCTGAAAGCGTGCATCTGAAGGTTGTTCGTAACAACCTGGCAAAGATCGCGATTCGCGGTACCGAGTTCGAGTGCATCGATGAAGCTTTGGTTGGCCCGACCATTCTGGCGTTCTCAATGGAAGATCCGGGTGCGGCAGCACGCCTGCTGAAGGATTTCGCCAAAGAGAAAGAGGCATTTGAGATCAAGGGCCTGGCCGTCGGCGGTGAGCTGATGGGTGCAGACCAGATTGATCGCCTGGCCAAGCTGCCAACGCGTCACGAAGCGTTGACTATGCTGGCTGCAGTAACACAGGCACCGATCACCAAGCTGGCACGTACACTGAACGAAGTTCCTTCGAAAGTGACTCGTGCTGTAGCGGCAGTTCGCGACCAGAAGCAAGAAGCTGCTTGA
- the nusG gene encoding transcription termination/antitermination protein NusG, which translates to MAKRWYVVHAYSGFEKHVMRTLRERVALNGMEEKFGEILVPTEEVVEMRDGKKRKSERKFYPGYVLVQMEMDDATWHLVKNTPRVLGFIGGTKDKPAPITEREAEAILRRVESGADKPKPKTLFEPGEIVRVIEGPFADFNGVVEEVDYEKSRVKVAVLIFGRSTPVELEFGQVEKD; encoded by the coding sequence ATGGCTAAGCGCTGGTACGTCGTTCATGCGTATTCTGGCTTCGAAAAGCACGTGATGCGCACTCTTAGGGAGCGTGTTGCTCTTAACGGCATGGAAGAAAAGTTTGGTGAGATTCTGGTTCCCACCGAAGAAGTTGTAGAGATGCGTGACGGGAAGAAGCGCAAGAGTGAGCGCAAGTTCTATCCCGGTTATGTGTTGGTCCAGATGGAAATGGATGATGCCACCTGGCACCTGGTGAAGAATACGCCACGTGTGCTCGGTTTTATTGGTGGCACCAAAGACAAGCCGGCGCCGATTACCGAGCGTGAGGCGGAGGCCATTCTGCGTCGTGTTGAGAGCGGCGCTGATAAACCGAAGCCCAAGACACTGTTTGAGCCGGGTGAGATTGTGCGCGTTATTGAGGGGCCGTTTGCGGACTTCAATGGCGTTGTGGAAGAGGTCGACTACGAGAAAAGTCGAGTCAAGGTTGCGGTGCTTATCTTTGGTCGTTCAACTCCGGTAGAGCTGGAGTTTGGGCAGGTTGAGAAAGACTGA